The genomic interval CACCGTTGCTGAACGTGTACTTGAAGTGCTGAATCATAAGCTGAAACTTTTTGAGGAATCTCTGGGCACACCAGATGTCATTCTTGGTGATATTGCAGATGAGCGATTTTTTAACAGTATTTTTATGGAATTGATTGCAGGACTTAAAAGCAAAAAGCGAGTAACTAAGGATATTGACACCCATATACAGAAAGCCAAGTCAAGCTATAGTAAATTGCAGGAACTGACAGTAGCCACAAAAATTGATCTTAATTTTGATGAGTATTATAAAATCACCATGCAGGAGCGAACGTTTTCCAACAAACGCATCGAGCAGTTTATCAATGAATTAAAAGATGTTGATGATACTATATGCACATATATTGCAGGGCCAAACCCCAAAAATAAATTATACTTTGTGCGCTATAACCCTATTACACATGCGCCCGTAAACCGATATGGAACTTTTACCAGTGAGGTGGCGCTGGATAATGAGTCACTGGAATTTCTGGCTTTTGGCCATCCGGTTGTTGACTTTTGTATACAGCAATGTCAGCAGCATGCTTTTGGTGGACTTTCCGGTATCAAGCAGATTGACTGTGCCTATGATTGTAGTGGTCTTTTATTCCACTACCTTGTAACGCTGAAGGCCAAGGAAGAGGTAAAGCGCATTGTCCCGGTTTTTGTGTCAAAGGATATTTTAAATCAATCTATAATTGATGATATTGAACAGGAGGCCATGCGCCAGTATGGGTGTGCGGTGAGTGTGGCAGATGATGTAGTAAGACAATATTCCAGCAATATATATTATTACTATGAACTATCGCTTAAAAGAC from Spirochaetota bacterium carries:
- a CDS encoding DEAD/DEAH box helicase is translated as KKILIFTQFRTTQDYLSQVLKSYKVVLFHGSMSREEKEQAIECFKNEAEILICTEAGGEGRNLQFCNVLINYDLPWSPLKVEQRIGRIHRFGQPQNVMIYNFATKNTVAERVLEVLNHKLKLFEESLGTPDVILGDIADERFFNSIFMELIAGLKSKKRVTKDIDTHIQKAKSSYSKLQELTVATKIDLNFDEYYKITMQERTFSNKRIEQFINELKDVDDTICTYIAGPNPKNKLYFVRYNPITHAPVNRYGTFTSEVALDNESLEFLAFGHPVVDFCIQQCQQHAFGGLSGIKQIDCAYDCSGLLFHYLVTLKAKEEVKRIVPVFVSKDILNQSIIDDIEQEAMRQYGCAVSVADDVVRQYSSNIYYYYELSLKRLEKKVEAIVTEIKETMNLHIDPYMERVCQHYQQEKEHLHKRLEWQECQQKWYGKDMHSAITRTKNMIQKIEEELHNRMEQYSGFTQVTWSASLVNAGILLCTPASF